aatcttttctcatttttatttttcattcattatccaTATAATAGCGATACAATCAATGATCTTCAAACTGAAGTATTCGAAGCGGCACCACAAGCACgaattattgaattaatgattcgattttatATACAAATTTTCGAAATGGAAACCGATTTAATTGATGAACCTGTCACCAACCTATCATCCTTATCATTacatcaacaaaaagaatcTGTAACATGTACGATTAAAGAACCAATTGcgacattatcaacatcttTATCTCTATCATCTTCGACAATGACCCACCAGAATATCAACTTCGAACAACAATCGGATAACTTTTCTTTGACATCAGCAACGAAACCAATTTCAACATCACAACCATTATCGACATCAACAATTGtcaatcaaacatcattTGTACTGTCACCACCATTAACATCAATTAATCCATCAATATCGATAAAAAAGGATTCTTCCTTCAAACAACAAGCCCCggaaaacaataatgaatccacatcgaatcatcattctcaatTTCAACGAAACAATCAGATTATTGATAGATTATCATCCccatcaatatcaacatcatcatcggcaacaaccaatacatcatcatctgaatcaCATACACCACAAACACGAACAAGACATTGTTACAATTGTTcacgaacaacaacatttacatttgattaaaattcttgaaatactgtagacaataaaaaaagtttttcagatgatcatgataaagCCAAATCTCTATGCcatccattttcatcaaataataaattttttcctcgattcattttaattatcattttgttataAATCAATCTacaatttataaatataGAGTGAagaaatcgaaatgaattcatttgtaaCATTCACTACATAGTTCTTTCAAACGAATTCGATTTGAGCAAGAAagaaattcgtttttttcagcttattcatcattttaatttttatttcacattttcttttttcattttttgatccTTTTTTGGTCCTattagaattttatttattgttataacaaaatatttaaaattttttcatttcatcacgTTTACTTGTCTGTGAATGGCTCGAATTATATTCGAAACTCACCACCACAGCGAAATATATAAAgaataaagcaaaaaaatgcTTCTACATATATGATGTATCTTTctaaaatttattgattaacgTGTAAATCGTTTTCCATTAAATTCTTCGAAATCATAACAATTCCCTGACatatattggaaaaatttttattatttgtttacaGGCCATCATGTCATCATTAGATTTATCTAATACAGTGAAAATTGTTAAAGCAATCGGCCAAGGTACATATGGTCGTGTGTATCTGATTCAAGAGCAACGCTATCCGAATCAATTGTTGGCATTAAAAGTGATTCATATACTTGGTGAAAGTCTCAAGCTTAAAGTTCAGAAAGAAATCCAAATACACTGTCAATTGGAACATCCGAATATTGTTAAGCTTATACATTCGGAACAAATTTTAACAAATGCATGTTTATATCTTGAATATGCAGTCAATGGCTCTTTGAATCACCATCTGAAAACTAATCAATTGGGTTTGGTAAAATCAAAggcattgaaatattttcaacatttgcTCAACGCTCTAAATTATCTCCATGGACTTGGTTTTGTACACCGAGATATTCGACCATCGAATTTGGTCATCGACCAAAATGATTGCTTAAAATTGACCGATTTCGGTATGGCCACAATGTACAAAtatcataatgaaaaatttatgttACAGATTTCTTGCGGCATTGAATCTTATCGTGCACCGGaaacttttcattttgtcgATCGAATATATGTTCGACCTCATAATGGAGTGCCATTAGATGTTTGGAGTTCTGGCATTGTATTAGTTGAAATGTTAACCGGTCGTTTACCATGGAAATCAgtattgtcaaaaaaatttaaagcCTATAAACAATTTGTCGAAGGTGATTCATtagatttgaatgaatttccgGCTTTAGCATCATTAGATTCGACTATATTTGTAATGCTTGTTGAACCGATGCTACAACCGAATCCAGATTGCCGTATCAATCTATCATAcattatgaatgatttgaatataataattggtAGCTTACCGATAGACgaaattgatcaacattgaaaattattactcaaaattaattacaaattaaattatgaattttcttcaaaatttaagtatttgtttttaaaaatacGAACTCGTGtgctttttctttattcctAATATTCTCACTTTATTTCCTTTTATTACATACTGCCAATAGAAAATGAGTCTGAACAGCATTCGCCTTTTGTATCTAGAAACTTTATATTCATCTCGtacatattcatcattatcatcatcagattcgTTTTTGAATCGTGATTCACCAAAAATTGATGGCCAATTCGGTTGGATAGTGGtgatgtcatcattatttatatcTGTACTTGATGATGGCTATGCATATACTTGTGGCCAATTttatgaacaatttttaGCCATTTATGGTCAAACTGAAACAATAACATCAATCTTTATATCGATTATGAATGGAACTATTTACGGTATCTGTaagtatttatttattattatccacatCTTATGACACATGATTCGAAAGAATGTGTTTACAACATCTTATtcgatatatattcaaatttattcttACATGttcttgtttgatgatgatgatgatcacaattGTCTACttgaattgttgaatttgttttgttattgcTTTTGTTCAAGATACAAATTCTTCACATTAGTCGAATGCATGAAAAagtaaatattttattttattataactatttataaaaaaaaaatttcgtgagaaaaacattgacatttGCATTCGGCAGGTTTTGTGTTACtttgcaataataatgatgatgaagatggaaaaaaaattctgatgaaaaatgatttttgtttagttGATACACCACTATATTTTGAAAACATGTTCGAATGCGAAAAATTCTAAAGATTTGGTGCTAGATATACTATTACTACATATGTATTCTGTACATCATCTCttgtttcagaaaaaaaatttcatcatttatggtgaaacaattatttttcattccgactgtcagttttttttgttgaataataacctgagaaaaaaaatttcatttcccTATGccatgatcaattttttctgtttccttttttcttatattatgatgaccTCGAGAATTTGTTAttactatttttatttgatcgaaattgtttttaaaaaaacattcatacaGAATAAAATGCTGAATAAGCCTAAATGCTTATAATAGTAGCGTAATTCACTTGACAATGGATTTgttttcgataaaaaaaaacagcagcaTTGTGTCTTCCCAAAGGGTGTAagatttgaaacaattttatcatggaaattgtttattttctgtttaatgaaaaaataatcaatttccaACAATTACGCAGGATTTCTGTTcttaatttatcatcataaattattTGTCTTGTTATTTTAGCTCCATTTGCTAGTGGCCTGATCAAAGTATATGGATGCCGAACAGTATCAATAATTGGTTCCATAATGGCTATCACTGGAATGCTATTGTCAACTAtattcgatcaatcaatctattttcatttcattaccaTTGGTTTATTGGCCGGCTGCGGCCTAGGGCTACTGTTCATCACACAGCTTGTCATTATAACCGTTTGGTTTGATCGTAAACTTGCATTAGCAACCGGAATCGCTGAATGTGGATCCGGTTTCGGGATGGCTATTTTTGCTTTTATAAgtgattattttattcaaatgtatACATGGAAAGGTGCCATGATTATATTAGCTGGTTTCGTGTCTAcatgtttggttttttccgGCCTATATGCCGAACCTGATTGTCCATCTTTAACGACGTCATCTAAACAAGCTTTGAATTCtaaatcattgttttgtcAAGTGTTGGAAGAAACGGCCGATTTCAGCCTATTATGGACTAGAAAATCATTCTTATTGTTCGTATTGAGCCAATTCATCTTAAATCTAGTCTTTTTTACGCccgtaatcatcatcactgatCGTATTAGACGCGCTGGATTTGGTTCGACCGGTGCATctatttattgttgttttggaaTTGCCAACGGTTTTGGAAGAATATTGTTTGGTTTTATATCTACCAGTTTTGATGTAAATAATCTTTGGCTATTTATTGTCGTTACCATTGCACTTGGTGCTACCGTTTGGCTTACTAATTTGGCCTATACATTGGTAACAATGCAATTATTCTATGCATTGATTGGAATATTTTTCGGTAAGTgtgttttattcattttattcatccaaTTCCTTTTTTACCACCTCATCTTAGACGacaaaaagaatgaaaatgaataatttttcttcatattctttttatgtcatcattttcatccgGCAGGAATATCGTCAATGAACGAAAACGAAGAGAAAATTcgagaatgagaaaaaaaataatcatccatatatatataataataataatagtagtaatggaaaaatttgattatcatcttaATCATTTGAGCTTagttggatgaaaaaaaatgaatgcatGAATCTAATTTGTGTAAAAATATAGCAAGCTCTTATAATAGTGGATGATTACACGTTTCGTttgctatcatcatcatcatcatcataattttgacTGGAAATTATCTTTGAAATTCGTTATCCAAAATAGGTTGAATAGATCCATTTACCAAATCATAATATACTTTGTAGATATATTTTTCTGAATTGTATTTCATCTTGTTATATGCAATtggaatgataatttgaatgtattcaattattttatgTATTTATGGATAGATGAATCttcttttttatcattcaatttgacttccttttttccatatattcGGTTCCTTCATTAAGCCGCGTAAtcaagtaattttttttttacccaaAGGTTTTCAACAATctatcatcgattgatccaatgcgaaaaaatatataatgacGATTA
This is a stretch of genomic DNA from Dermatophagoides farinae isolate YC_2012a chromosome 2, ASM2471394v1, whole genome shotgun sequence. It encodes these proteins:
- the LOC124493819 gene encoding serine/threonine-protein kinase chk-1, which produces MSSLDLSNTVKIVKAIGQGTYGRVYLIQEQRYPNQLLALKVIHILGESLKLKVQKEIQIHCQLEHPNIVKLIHSEQILTNACLYLEYAVNGSLNHHLKTNQLGLVKSKALKYFQHLLNALNYLHGLGFVHRDIRPSNLVIDQNDCLKLTDFGMATMYKYHNEKFMLQISCGIESYRAPETFHFVDRIYVRPHNGVPLDVWSSGIVLVEMLTGRLPWKSVLSKKFKAYKQFVEGDSLDLNEFPALASLDSTIFVMLVEPMLQPNPDCRINLSYIMNDLNIIIGSLPIDEIDQH
- the LOC124493831 gene encoding monocarboxylate transporter 12; translated protein: MSLNSIRLLYLETLYSSRTYSSLSSSDSFLNRDSPKIDGQFGWIVVMSSLFISVLDDGYAYTCGQFYEQFLAIYGQTETITSIFISIMNGTIYGISPFASGLIKVYGCRTVSIIGSIMAITGMLLSTIFDQSIYFHFITIGLLAGCGLGLLFITQLVIITVWFDRKLALATGIAECGSGFGMAIFAFISDYFIQMYTWKGAMIILAGFVSTCLVFSGLYAEPDCPSLTTSSKQALNSKSLFCQVLEETADFSLLWTRKSFLLFVLSQFILNLVFFTPVIIITDRIRRAGFGSTGASIYCCFGIANGFGRILFGFISTSFDVNNLWLFIVVTIALGATVWLTNLAYTLVTMQLFYALIGIFFGANVCLTPVVLVDMLGTNKMANAYGIVSFFDGLAALIGPPILNLTVNNNDGNNDIYSTSILITGLVSICSVLFLIPITWLHDDHHHNEEAKMIYKNNNKKQAGIEDFCFH